A genomic region of Cannabis sativa cultivar Pink pepper isolate KNU-18-1 chromosome 1, ASM2916894v1, whole genome shotgun sequence contains the following coding sequences:
- the LOC133034115 gene encoding uncharacterized protein LOC133034115 gives MTIDKSWTTLRNRRCPQYWDGLNAFLEMASKCKDCDGRIRCPCVRCVNNRLQTLPVVKAHIFDWGFFTGYEKWTYHGEAESSATNAMNDHDAADDDPEIDEMIPIVDDFLQPSFEMDDNPDANQWRDELFEEIEAELYPGCDWISSLNFLAKLLHLKVRGKIPNNIFDELLKLLKFAFPKENKIPSNYYDAKKRLKKLGLGYESIHVCKHNCCLFYNEHANEDSCPVCGTSRWITSENLGAKKVPHKVMRYFPLIPRLKRLYTSRHTAKYMVWHHSGKSKDEGVMRHPVDGAAWKDFDAKHPDFASEPRNVRLGLAADGFNPFGNMSQAYSMWPVVLANYNLPPWLCMKDNNFMLTILIPGDKSPGMDIDIFLRPLVDELKELLLLYF, from the coding sequence aTGACAATCGACAAGTCTTGGACCACTTTGCGAAATCGTAGATGTCCACAATATTGGGATGGTCTAAATGCATTTTTAGAGATGGCCTCGAAATGTAAAGATTGTGATGGTAGGATTAGGTGCCCTTGTGTAAGATGTGTGAACAATAGGCTTCAAACTTTACCTGTTGTGAAAGCACACATATTCGATTGGGGTTTTTTTACTGGTTACGAGAAGTGGACATACCACGGGGAAGCAGAATCTAGTGCCACTAATGCAATGAACGACCATGATGCCGCTGATGATGATCCTGAAATTGACGAGATGATTCCAATAGTGGATGACTTCCTTCAGCCGTCATTCGAAATGGATGATAATCCTGATGCAAATCAATGGCGCGACGAATTATTTGAAGAAATTGAGGCCGAGTTGTATCCTGGTTGTGATTGGATATCTTCTCTTAACTTTTTGGCAAAATTATTGCATTTGAAAGTTAGGGGAAAAATTCCTAACAACATATTTGATGAATTACTGAAGTTACTAAAATTTGCTTTTccaaaggaaaataaaattccatcAAACTATTATGATGCCAAGAAAAGATTGAAAAAATTAGGATTGGGGTATGAGTCAATTCATGTGTGCAAGCACAATTgctgtttattttataatgaaCATGCAAATGAAGATTCATGTCCAGTCTGTGGCACTAGTAGATGGATAACTTCAGAAAATTTAGGAGCAAAAAAGGTGCCTCATAAGGTGATGCGTTATTTTCCGTTAATTCCGCGACTGAAAAGACTGTATACTTCAAGGCATACGGCGAAATACATGGTATGGCACCACAGTGGTAAATCAAAAGATGAGGGTGTGATGCGACACCCTGTGGATGGTGCAGCGTGGAAAGACTTTGATGCCAAACATCCTGATTTTGCTAGTGAACCTCGAAATGTTCGTCTCGGTTTAGCTGCCGATGGctttaatccatttggcaatATGAGCCAAGCTTACAGTATGTGGCCTGTAGTTTTGGCGAACTATAATCTTCCACCTTGGTTATGTATGAAAGATAATAATTTTATGTTGACCATTCTAATTCCTGGAGATAAATCACCCGGAATGGACATAGACATATTTTTAAGACCCTTGGTGGATGAGTTGAAGGAGTTgttgttgctatatttttaa
- the LOC115707482 gene encoding myb family transcription factor EFM: protein MMASPSELSLECKPAHSYSMLLKSFGEHQHQQHHHLQQQQQQQQQHQVPQHDHTHKLEDYLNRLEEERLKIDAFKRELPLCMQLLTNAVEASRQQLQTYRANQGPIRPVLEEFIPLKTSSSEGSADQKITNAPDNKANWMTSAQLWSQTSSNDGSKPQPTNNINNSTNNNSVTTKEGDISFNVVSSSPKLALDNKLSQRLNGPAGAFLPFSKDNINSRTNNQSFRPLPELALSASVADQKDIIVGEENHKCSSEAERRENSGNNNGNCGGVIVEMGKGGVAGNNNCSNINGSDHHHQGVQTINTNNTNNNSSSTSNNNQAHRKARRCWSPDLHRRFVNALQMLGGSQVATPKQIRELMKVDGLTNDEVKSHLQKYRLHTRRPSPSPQAAGAPAPQLVVLGSIWVPPEYAAAAAHSGAQTTLYSSHAASHAPPPHYCASPVPQDFYASQAHHQAQAQAQAQAQGVPHHQLHHHHALHHQLQMYKATSQTHSSPETDGRGAAGGDRSESIEDGKSESSSWKGESGDNGGERKGLAALREEGEESNGSEITLKF, encoded by the exons ATGATGGCATCGCCTTCGGAGCTCTCGTTGGAATGTAAGCCAGCTCACAGCTATTCAATGCTCCTAAAATCATTCGGAGAACACCAACACCAacaacatcatcatcttcaGCAACAGCAACAGCAACAGCAACAGCACCAGGTACCTCAGCACGATCACACCCACAAACTTGAAGACTATCTTAATCGCCTAGAGGAAGAACGTCTCAAAATCGATGCCTTCAAGCGCGAGCTCCCGCTTTGCATGCAACTTCTCACCaatg CTGTGGAAGCTTCAAGGCAACAACTACAAACGTATAGAGCAAACCAAGGGCCAATAAGGCCAGTTCTAGAAGAATTCATACCATTAAAGACTTCAAGCTCTGAAGGCTCAGCAGATCAAAAAATCACAAACGCACCTGATAATAAGGCGAATTGGATGACGTCAGCCCAACTATGGAGCCAAACTAGTAGTAACGATGGAAGCAAGCCACAACCCACAAACAACATCAACAACAGCACTAATAATAATAGTGTAACTACAAAAGAAGGTGATATTAGCTTCAACGTAGTGAGCAGTAGTCCAAAGCTGGCTCTAGATAACAAGTTGTCTCAGAGGCTTAATGGCCCAGCTGGTGCTTTTCTTCCGTTCTCCAAAGACAATATTAACAGCCGTACAAACAACCAGAGTTTTAGGCCGCTGCCTGAGCTCGCTCTTTCTGCTTCCGTGGCGGATCAGAAAGACATTATTGTTGGGGAGGAGAATCACAAGTGCAGTTCGGAGGCTGAGAGGAGAGAAAACTCAGGCAATAATAATGGAAATTGTGGCGGAGTGATTGTTGAAATGGGGAAAGGAGGAGTGGCTGGAAATAATAACTGTAGTAATATTAACGGAtcagatcatcatcatcaaggtGTACAAACAATTAATactaataatactaataataattccAGCTCTACttcaaataataatcaagctcatcgAAAGGCAAGGAGGTGTTGGTCTCCGGATTTGCACCGAAGATTTGTTAATGCTCTTCAGATGCTTGGTGGGTCTCAag TTGCCACTCCAAAACAGATCAGAGAGCTCATGAAGGTTGACGGTTTGACCAATGATGAAGTTAAAAGCCATTTGCAG AAATACAGGCTCCACACCAGAAGACCGAGTCCGAGCCCACAAGCAGCAGGGGCTCCAGCGCCGCAGCTGGTGGTACTAGGAAGCATCTGGGTCCCACCAGAGTACGCAGCCGCCGCAGCACACAGTGGGGCCCAAACAACCCTCTACAGTTCTCACGCGGCTTCCCACGCGCCGCCGCCTCACTACTGCGCGTCTCCCGTGCCTCAAGACTTCTACGCCTCGCAAGCTCATCACCAAGCTCAGGCTCAGGCTCAGGCTCAGGCACAGGGGGTGCCTCACCACCAGTTACACCACCATCACGCGCTCCACCACCAGCTTCAAATGTACAAGGCCACGTCACAGACGCACAGCTCGCCGGAGACTGACGGCCGAGGGGCTGCTGGCGGTGATCGGTCGGAGAGCATCGAAGACGGCAAGTCAGAGAGCAGCAGCTGGAAAGGCGAGAGCGGCGACAATGGAGGGGAGAGAAAAGGGTTGGCGGCGCTGAGGGAAGAAGGGGAAGAGAGCAATGGAAGTGAGATCACTCTCAAGTTCTGA
- the LOC115704455 gene encoding pentatricopeptide repeat-containing protein At5g55740, chloroplastic-like: MLSVFLQISLPPNLFNLQTEIQEAMDLFTKMKLDNLQVQPEIYGELLQGCVYALDLSTGQQIHDRIGSSETNVFSWAAIIGMNCRMGFCDEALLGLLELLDSGHFPDNFVVPNALKACGAFQWIGMGKGIHGYAIKMGYGNGICVFVSSSLGDMYGKCGAMEDARMVFDGIPEKNVVTWNSLMVGYVLNGENEKTIKLFCNLMMESVEPT, translated from the exons atgctttcAGTTTTCTTACAAATCTCACTGCCACCAAATCTCTTCAATCTGCAAACAGAAATTCAAGAAGCTATGGACTTGTTCACTAAAATGAAGCTCGATAATCTTCAAGTCCAGCCTGAAATTTATGGAGAGCTTCTTCAGGGCTGCGTCTACGCTCTAGATCTTTCCACTGGTCAGCAAATCCACGATCGGATCGGATCATCAGAAACG AACGTTTTTTCTTGGGCTGCCATTATTGGAATGAATTGTAGGATGGGTTTCTGTGATGAAGCTTTGCTGGGTCTTCTTGAATTGCTAGATTCTGGGCATTTTCCGGATAATTTTGTTGTTCCCAATGCATTGAAGGCATGTGGAGCTTTTCAGTGGATTGGGATGGGGAAAGGGATTCATGGATATGCTATAAAGATGGGTTATGGTAATGGCATTTGTGTGTTTGTTAGTAGTAGTCTTGGGGATATGTATGGTAAATGTGGAGCTATGGAGGATGCACGGATGGTTTTCGACGGAATTCCTGAGAAGAATGTAGTAACTTGGAATTCATTGATGGTTGGGTATGTGCTAAATGGGGAGAATGAGAAAACGATTAAGTTGTTTTGTAATTTAATGATGGAAAGCGTTGAACCCACTTAA